TGTTTAGTGGGTGATTTACCCAACGTGTAAACATAATGATATAGGTTTTCCTGCTTGGCCAATGCAAATAATAACGTGTTGGGTAAATAGCGGCGATTACGTGAAAGATAATAATTATGCTTTGCTGTAAAATGTCTCCTATCCCGAGTGCAGTTAAGGCGTCACAACAGAAATTTCTGCACTTCAGGAATAAACAGGCGCCAGTGTTGTTTTACACAGCCAGACTTAGAGCTTCTCTTGACTTTCTGGGCTTTGTATATGTCCCTCTACATCTACCGGTCAGCCTCTACTTGAGTTTCATACAGTATACCCCATATATGGCACTGGCTGCACCTGTCCTCATTCGCCATACAATACGTGCAGCAACATGCTTTGTTCAATCACTGTTACCTTCTGGAGAGCAATCTAAGATCAACAATGCACTGTACACCAGCGACTGATAACATGTAATCTTTTCACTAATAGTTGGATGAGCTCCTCTGTGTTGGACGTACATAGGAATCAAACTTGGTGCAGTCGTCCTGGTCGTCATCAGAGCAGTACATGGGTCGGTGTCCCATGGTGATGATCCACGGACGCACTTCTCGGTTCTCTGGCTTGTTAGCCTCCTAGGACAGGAGGGGACAGaagatgcatgtaaatgtgtgcaAGACTGAGATAGGGAGACAAAGTTCAGCCAGTTCTTTTGGAAGAGAACAAGAAACTGGTGTATGCATGATGAGAGAATTATTTTGAGAGATGATAGAGCACTTGATATTGTGTGAAAGtggaaagagagtgagggagagaggagtgtgagcatgtgaatgtgcgtgtgtgtgtgtgtgtgtgtgctgcatatCCATGTGAGAGTGTAGGCAAGAAAGGGGAGCACTTAGCCAAAAACAACAGATTTAACCGGTGTGGTCACTAACCTCCAGGTCTTTCTTCAGCCACTCATACTGCTTGAAGAGGAGGTCCAGGCCAAACTCGAGATAGAAGTAAACCTcagtggagagggagatgatGTGGGCTGACCCCAGGTTCCAGCTGTGGATACACATcgttaaaatgatacacagcCTTGACCCACTAAAGGAAGCATGCGTAAAGTCAACCGATAAGCAAGCACAGGCCCCATTTTTCCTTCCAGAGAGTGTGAAAAATACCCTCGTAAATCACCGCTGTGCAAAATccatgcaacttttttttattggcaTGTTAATTTGCTTTTGATTACAATGCCAGATCGAATGATTCACTTTATTGCATTAACTCACACTTGCGTGTCTCGATCATTTCGGTCAGCAGATGTGTGTAGGTGTACTTTTGACTAGATGTGACTAGACATGGGACGCTGGCAGTTTTGTGACAGGCCCAGAGTGtgtacattcatacattcatacagtcaTGAGCTGTACGGTTTTCTTcgtcctctgcctctgccttccCCTGTTCCTACTATCCGTGCACGTGATGGAAGGGCTCTCAGCCAGCAGGCCTGTCTGGGTCCAGGCCCGGGGACTGAAGAGTGGGCAGCTGGCCTGTGGTCTAGCAGGGTATTATCTTACCGCCTGAGAGAATGAGGCCTGTAGCGGGCTATGAGTCAACCAGTCAGATGTATAGCTCCTTTGTGTAGTCCCTGTGTCCCTCAGATAGGAGAGGCAACCTAAACTAATACAGGGGAGCTctactctcctctgctgccaaTTCGTCTGGGCTGCCACTTTCAGCTCATTAATGGCTACTTAAATATAGTAGGAGGTATGGTAAACTTTCACATGATACTTTATATGGGGCCcctgttggggaaaaaaaagattgttcTTTCCTAGCACTGTGTGTGACTTTAGCATCCACCTTTGATGTGGAGTATTCTTCCACTGACAAAAAGTGTTTGTGGTTCTTTCACCAACCCAAGCTCAGCACTTCAAAGTTCATCGGGATTAGAGCAACTGCTAAATAACTCAAATATCATGTAATATTAATAAGCCAatatttttctcctctcttacctGTACCATAGACTCTCAGTCTGGCCTGGCATGCTGAAGCGATTTCTGTAGTTGGAGAAGTTGCTGTGAACAAACACAACCGAGAGAAAGTGAAAGCTAATTAGATGGACTGACTGTGCAATCTACGTTCCTTGAAAAATACCAATTAGCAACACAGACCTTTGTTCTCTATCATTTTGTGGTGCCTACACCAGAGATCATAGACAAGCTAGACTGCAATCCATTCAGAATACATTGAACATAATCGGCAGCTTGGTTATAAAATATAATGAACCTGCCATTCTTAaaattactgtctaattttggtGCCATTCTTTTGTTATGTGTCCCTCTTCAGTTTTCAATTGAACTGGCCAGAGGACTTAGGGTAGTAGATCATGGGATAGAGATGGCTATCATACTGTGGTGGTGACATCTCCTTAAAAATTGCATTGAATGCAGCCAGTCTTCAGATATTCAGAGAAACTATGCACCAGTTACCCTGCTGCAGCCAGGCTATCAGTGGCTGCTTCCCCAGGTATAACAGGATGCTTGCTATAATGAATCCAATCTGCCACCACCTTCACCACTGCTTTATTTATCCACACCAACACATTGCACCACACTCACTAGATCAGGACacatatttttcctttaagacaaGACAATCCTAACCCAAAGACCCCAGACCTGCATCTAAAAGAGCACCACTATCCTCATTGACCCATTAATGTGCCAATGTCCAAATAGTGCAACTGGCGCGACCTCTGTTGACACCCAATATACAAAaaggcctttttttctttctaggAAAGCTCTCCCTCACACCAATCCAGAAGTCTGTTTCTTTTTACAGCTCTTAATTTCAGCATGAAAGCGGGAGCCAATCTTCTCTCTGGCCCATTAACACAGCTAAGAGATGGGGATGATTGCTTTCCTATCTTATGTAAGAGAGACAAAGGGGGTGCACAGCAGCCAGGCAGGGTGGGACAGTCCAGATCCCTGCGTTGATGCTGGCTCTGAAGGTCATGTGACAGGGTTAATGTAGGGTTAGGGGTAACTAAAGAACAattgggtcagaggtcaaaggccCAGAACAGGCTGAGGAAAGGAGGATCATAGAGAGACCTTTACTACTGCTGAAGAAGTCTAAAGTTAATGAGACCTGTGGACTCTGTGGACCTTCAGGTCAGGATTAAATGACCCAGTATAATTGGCCACAGGTCAGCTTGTGAGCTGTGATCATTCAACACTGCCTTTGCAAAATTAAGGAGAATGGTGTTGAGCCCAGCTTCTCTTTATGTCCATCTTGAGCATTTTCCTATAATTTATAGTGTCTAATATCTTATACATCAGATATAATTCCATATCATCCTAATCCTCAACCCTATAAATAGCCATAATTTCAATTTCCATaattaaatcaaatatattttagTAATTTTAATGAATCTATTTGAAACGAAAATCATGATGTCATTAACAACAACGCATCACGTGGAATGATTATAATTTATGATATATCCTAACTTAATCCCACAATTCACGCAACCTAAAATAGAGCCACAGAGTGAGACCTGCTCCTGAGAAAGTAAATTCTCCAGTTCTCAACTACAGAGCCACAGGTTCTGACCGAGGCACTGAAGGAACAGGCATACGTTCCTGGGTTCATACTCCCATCTTGTGGGTAGGAAGGGAACCAGCAGACATGAGGTTACCTGGTGACACTGTGGGACACGAGACCCCAGGGCCTCCATCAACATATTTTGGTATTCAGTAaaataatacacacactctttagGAAATAGGAAGCCAAACAGAGTGATATAATCTGGCATGCCTTTAGGGAGAGGATTAGACTGTAGAAATAAAGTCAACAGCAGCCTAAAAAAAGGCTCGGCAGCGGAATATATGCAGAATATATGCGGAATAGCGGAAATATGATAATCTTATTTGTTTCATTAATCTGCATTATGGGAGCGTAACATAACATGTGAGTCATTCTCTGTAACCCCAAGCGTGCTCGTTtccatgtgtgtttgcttttccaTAAAAATAAGATCGAGATACAAATCTGGTGGATGTTCCAAAGCTTTGGGGATGTCAAATTCAATGTGGACGAAACTGACTGCTAAACCGAACCAACAAGACCGTTCCCTCCTCATCAAATCTGCCCTTTCATCAACTGATGAGCTTCGAGTCCACAAGATAGCCACTTAATCCAGGCAGTTAGAGAAATTAAAGGAACCAGTGTAGCCTGCAGGAAGCATATCACCAACTCCCATCACAGGCCATTGTTTCAAATGGCAACGGTTACTTCCCATTCCCCTTGCGGGCCCGATGAGCCATACATTGTGCCTGGGGAACAAAGACGGTCTTGATTGGGGCCTTAGCATCTTATGTGGACCCGCTGCTCTCATCCTGCTGgaatgctgactgactgcttttGTGGTCAGGCCTGTTTCAATTGCCATTTACCCATTAGGTTTTGaggttggaaagagagagagagagagagagagagagagagaaagagagagagagagagagagagagagagagacatacagagagagagagagacatacagaaaaaaaacagagagaaagagagagagagagagagagagagagagagagatagaaagagagagatagaaagagagagagagacacagagagagagagagagagagaaagagagagagagagagagagagagggagagagagacatacagaaagagagagagcaagagcaagcAGAGGCCAGCTGCTGGGAGATTCGGATTCTTAGCAGTACCACAGAGCAAAACACAAATTTCGGtataggagagggagagaggagctggatTTCTGGTTATGTAATGCAGGGAGCTGGTTATTGATATCAGGTTCTTATGTCAGGATGCAGGGCCAAGAAAAACAGACTActgttagcagctccttaattAAGGCCAGGCGAGGACTGTCTGAGGATACCAGGGGCCTGCAAATATTATGGTGTGGGATCAGGCAGTTTTATATCCTCCAtgatgcacacgcacacacacacacacacaactaagtCTAGCAGATGGGTTTGGAATTTAGGATAAGTTAGTTGCTGATCCTCAGGATATAGCATGTCTGAGGCTCTTGAGTCTGTTGAGGTTTGTTCTCTCTGTGCAAGTCTTTCATTGGGTTGGAAACCTTGATCAAAATACCAGTGACTGAAGCTGTAAATTGactctgaaactgaaactgaaatatctGACTAACAAGAAGGCATACTGTATGCATCTGGGGGTCAGTAAAATAAACCTAGAGTTCAGGGACAGTAACGCAATTTTCATTAGTGTCAATACTCCGCTATCCGATTCTAAGCTGTGAATTGACTCAAATTGACTCAAATATGTAATGATGATCATGATAATCAAAAGTCTGATGAGGCAACATATGCATCTGGGGGAGATAATGATGTTTTAGAGACAATGACACAATATGAACATGAATATCAATACACAACATGCCGCTTAATTCTAATGTACAGTAGAAAGGCACTGATGTCTGCTATAATTAGTACACACAGAATGTAGTTGTAAGTGTATGAGGTTGGATCCTGGCTCTACAGTTTGCACCTCTCCTCACTTTCCTGTCTCTCATCATTGTATACTCTCACACAAAAATCAGTCCGCTCAGTGAGAAAGAAAATTTCCAAGGCTTAACTGTTAAGAAGAATTTTGGCAATGAGGACTcaaactgcagacagacagagttccCACCACCAGTCACTGTCTCTGGGGCCTGAAAAACAGATAGGGAGCTGATCATTCCCAGTCagctaaatgtttgttttggagaGCGTCGACTTGTTTAGATGTTGGTGGTTCCTGACGCCGCTCCAGCCTTTAGAGACTGAAATAGCTCCCATCTGTTCCAATGGTACAGTGAATAGCTTTCGACAGACCAAAGTGTTTTCTACAGTGGAAAAACTGTGGTTGACCAGAAAGGTTGTTTTTCTGAGCttcacacccccccccctcacacacacacacacacttcacatttACAGTAGCCGATTGTGAATATATCTTGTCAGGGGGGGCGTCTGGCAAGTCTCTCTCACCAATATGAAAGACAGCATGTACCGCTGTCTTTGCCCAAAGCCCGTTAATAATAGTGTTGCCACTGATCATACGCGACCTGTGCGGAATGTGGCGCAAAATGTAAACGAAGAGGAGAACATTAGCTAATAGGGagcagaagacagacagatagctTCCATGTTGACTCACTGCTTATGAACTGTTCATAACACTGTCACCTTTAAGGAACACTGCTGCGCCGAATGTGTGCAGCacgtgtgtttgtctgtgcagaACGTGAGCTCATTTATGAATACACGCTGAGAGGATACAACAGAgatagaagagagggagagagagacattcactTGAGTTCCACCTACTATGCAGCTTCGTGGTTCCCTGGACAGGTCATGTAGGGCACATAGGCTGCTATGGACTGGACCTGCCTCATGAACTCATCTCCGATCCTGGCGTTGTCCTGGAACAGCATCATTTAGCATCATCAGTGCCATTAAAACATCATGCCACAGATACTGCAACACCGTTACATAGGCTTTCAGTTTAACGCTGACAGGAATGAATGTGTCATTTTTCTCCATTCACTGATATTCAGCCAAATTTGTTGTAAGAATCCAGTAAGTCCGTTTTCCAGACAGTTTCAGGAATGCACCATAGGCATACCAAATAAACCTCATAGAAACCAGAAGCGATTACTTAACTAGATAACTAGATATCCAAATGCTGGCTACAgagcttttaaaaacacaccgCGGTCCATGGCTGCCCATATGGCTTCAGCTGCCACAGCCATTAATGACCTTTCAGACAGAattccttttttctgtttttctatttaTAATATCAATGAAGCCACAGGATGTGCTTGGACATTCCAGCTGAAAACACAGCATGAATTATGGCGATTAATTTTTGCAGTCGTCTGCTGATTGCATCTAGCATTTTTGAGAAAAAGCATGAATGGGGCAGGAACTCAGCaatttaaaatctcatttcAGGGAAAATGATATTGGCTGATATTTGTCATCCAACACTAGGTTATGTCCTTAGAATATCAAAGATGGCAGCTGGGATGTTTTCAGATGAGGAAATATGTTATTGGGACGTAGAATTTAGGGTTTTAAATGCCCCTATTTTATTCATGAAATACTTGGGTGACATGACCCTAATTCTAGTCTTTCACCACAGGCTTATGGCATTTCACAGTAATACTAATCATAAGCTGTGTGTCTTAACCACAGCTGAGGGCCTTTCCATGTGCTGATAATAAATAATGGGGAGCCTGGGGAAGGGGACAGTGGAGAAAGGTGGACTGGCTTAATCTCATCTGTCATTGTGGAATTAAGGGAATATCTGGATGGCTTTAAGAATATAAGAATTTGATGACAGAATTTGCTTTCAATGGCTCCCCAGTTCAGTTTTAACTGGGCACCAATTTGATGAGAGTTCATGatattgggggaaaaaaaagagaaatacctCATGCATATCATAGGCAAAGTCCCctgtaaaacacaaaaccatATTGATCAGAATATCATAGTATACAATTATAATATTAAAGGTGCAATACATAAGGTTTTTACTGAAGACAATAACAAATCTGTGTGGATTTGATAGGGTTGATTACttcgccaggtgctgagatttctggcttttaaaactcactttctagTCCGTATTCGGTTTTGAAACCAAACCCCCCCCCTTATTCTTAAACTTCCCACAAGACTTTGagtgtaacttgttttgtttacatatgaAGTGAGCAAAGTTAACCAGACAGATTTCTGCACTGTTGATTCGTAATgaacttcactaatgatgaagattgagattttgtgtTGTAGAAgctatgaatctacaggccatagacTAAAAATTAATACCaattttggattactaaaatGGTCTATCTTCATACGTTgaataatgctagttgcctatgattacttaacatactgtatgctaaagcgttagcatgtgaGTTATCTACtgaagacacagagatgatttgggtgccaatcctctcgtcacatattGCGTGAGgcgaccaatgggccaaacgtcagtgtagtcctttaacTGCTTACTCAGTGTGGCCACATACCTATGTGTAGGATGGCGTCGTACATGCCGATCTGAGTCTCCTTCTGCAGGCGAGCCAGAGACTGAGGGTTCTCATTGCCCAGGTCGCCGTAGAGAGCAAACCTGGGGCTGAAACTAGTGCTGTCATTCAGCGCAGTGAAGGAGAACACATCACTCCAGCCCTCATCGCCGCCACAATGGTACACTAAAATTCACACAGGGGAGGAAAGACACTGTACTGGTTTGTATGGTGAGCCGTCATGACAAGCCCAGAGAAAAAACATCAAAGCCCCACCCACCATAAGAGGAAGCAGGTTTGAGGTCTGTGAGAGTGACTCTGTGGATGTacatctccctcttctcctctcccgaGTCCACAAACAGAGTAGCGTCGCCTTTGGCAGTCATCTCAAAGAGATGACCCCCCAGCAGGCCGTACTCCaccttgctctctgtctcattgAAGGTGGTCCAGGTCACCTGcatggagcctgggactcctgggAAGAAAAGGCCTATTATTCAGAGAGTGATGTAGATTGATCAGACAGAACTACTGGATTCACTTACTGATGTACGCATGAAAGCCAAGAGACAACAAAAAGCCAAGAGACTCACAAAAAAGCTGACATTGCATAAGAGCAGTGGTTTTCATCTTGCCTTTGGCAAGACATCACCATTGGAGAGCAGAGTTAAGCTGAGTATTGGCCAGGTATCCATCTTGACGCAAGTCATTAAAGAACTTCCATTAAAAATGACTGAGAATGCATTTAGTCTACCTCCGAATTTGTATGCTACACTGACTCTGACTTTATATTTATGACATTTTGGGCATTTATCTGGTGCCCCTATCCAGAaagagtgagcaggtagagttccagtgtgttgttgttgctgggaTTGAACCTGAGACCTTCCAGTGAAGACCTCTCTAACCACTGGGCTATTCAGTCGCCTACCTGCCTACAGTATATGAATAACACAGCTCACTGAATTGATACAAAGATTACTGAGGTATTGGAAATGATAATTTGCTTTCAAATGAGGATCTAGGCTATATATCGTATCACCTACTGTACATATTTACAGTCCATACCTGTTGCAGAGCCACAGTATACAGAAGAGTAACAGAGAGTTCCACTTTCTAAATATATCAACACTTTTACAAGTTATTGTAAATCTGCAATCTGTATGACCTGGATAATACTGGAAAGGGGAAAATAGTTTCcttaaatgaaaacacaagaGTCTGATGGAAACAGATCAAACACCTACCTGGATAGGAGAGGTGCACCTGCTCTGGCTGGATCCAAATGGGAGGAACACCAAGCACCAGTACAGGTGCAAGGCTTAACATGGCATAGCAGGCAGCATAAACAGGCACCATGTTAACACTGGACTGCAGGAGCACAATGCTGGAGGGGGAAGtagtcgcacacacacagaaaatatagCCAGCAGCGATACAACCAACAACACACTTCTGTTTCTGCAATCACATGATTTTAAAAGCCCTCTTATCAAACATCACATGATATTGACTTCATGAAACAGTGGATCAACAGACTATGTCACTTTTAGATGATGTTAAGCCTCCCAATAAGCTGTCTGACCTCAGTGCCAGGTGACACAACGGCCAGTGGCAATGACTCTCTAATGAGGAAATCTAAATCAGCCATCCAGAATAATGAAACGGCAAAGACAAAACAGCCCAGTCAGCAAGAGCAGCATGGAAAGGGATGATGTGTCAATAAAAGCAGctgatgttgtttttcattgtgCATTCAGGGAAGTAGTGCTTTCTTAGTGAACAAGTGTCATCAAGTAGAACATATATCAGCCAACAGGCCACAGCTTGCCTCATATCAACAGTACTTGGGTAAACAgcaggccagtggttctcaacgtggggtccggggatcaccaggggtccttcagggggtccacagcaaattgatgaagtgttacATTTAACCATTacttaatttacaagaagttacaATTAGATAATGTAGAAGAAAAGACTATTTTGgccatagtttcactgttatctctctgcctacaatacagatagtgagggaattctggacaaaatcatatctaacaataaaaatattctcagatgtgggtcagagagacaaaatctcatcaaatgggggtccatggccctaatgtgtactacattaggggtcctcgatatgaaaaggtttgagaatcactggtccaGGCCATTGCTCTGAGGAGGTGTTTGGATTTGAATTTTGCACCAACAGCATCTTAACAGTCGCTAGAGGGTGCACACTGCACTCATGTACATGAATGGGATGCTCTATTGTCTGTCTGGGTGGTATCATCGGCTGAAATGGGCTGTTTGATTAGTCGGCACTCGTCTCAAATAATAAAGAAAGACATTTAGTTTAACTCTACTATCATCACCTCTGGATAGAAGAGGAAAGCAAGGTGAGTCGTTACTGAATGCCGCCGCGGATACAGTAACGTAACGTTAGGCTAATTATTTGTCTTAAAGTGTCGAAGTTATGTTTGGAGTTGCTGTCATGCTTCATAAGAGACACTTTCTGACACAATGTAACCTGCTGTAGCACCAGCGCGTCTTGGTTTTGACATCAGGCTGCATCTTATTACGGCTTGTTATTAAGTtagcgttagctaacgttatgctaATGCAGAACTATAGAAAGCTGTTCATTTAATCTCTGAGCATCACTGACAAAACGATAGGCAATAAGGCGACGGTCCTCCACAACCAAACgcgacatttttttttaacgtgAATTAATGTTCAAGTAATGGAAATACTCACATCACATTGAACTGTTTGGCTCGAGAGTAGTTCCTGATTACGTCATTGTACTAAAGAACAACAATGGGCACATGGATTGTGggtaattgtgtttttctttgtttagcGCGCAGCACAGGCTCATCTCTGTAGTTTTGAAAACTTTCTCCTCTTTTAAATGATTTCTCGACTGCCTTAACATCTTAATGTCACTTTAAAGATATAATAGAATGCAATGTAAATGCTGTGGATAATAAATTGTATAAAGGCAAAAATCATATTCTTCTAGTGGTATTAATTCTTAATATCAGCATGTTGACTCTGATGGAACTGgcaagtggtgtgtgtgtgtgtgtgtgtgtgtgtgtgtgtgtgtgtgtgtgtgtgtgtaggctatacATTTTCTTTCAGGATATCTCCAAGCCATATAGGTAATTTATCCATAGTAATTTGCTATGAATTGATTGAAATGGGGTTACTTTTTTTTCTAGGTCTGTAATGGACTCTAACAGTGAAGAGGGAGAGTATCAAAATCTTGAAGATGCCTTGCAACAGGATATGGTCCAGTACAAAGTGAGCTATTCTCACGGGAGAAACACAAAGGAGGTGAGCTGTGTTAGGCGTTACAATCCTCCGACttaaatacacagacatatcACTGTGTGCTGGAACTCCTTTGCTACAAATAATTGTTACTCATCATCATGTTCACTGCATTTTTATAACTGATGATTATTTTCTTGTCTGCAGGTGGATTATGATAAAAAGGAGGAGTTCAACAAAAAGAGGTAGGTCAGATTTTATGGTTGCATTATAAGTATTTCCAAAAAGTATGTAGGCATGGTTGTGTGATTTCTCTCTACCCAGATGCACAGTGGGTCGGTCTGGCAACAACCCTGGCAGAGTGAAGCGGGTAGTATCATGTAAGAGGAAGACCCATCATCTAACGGTGGCTCGGAAGAAGCAGCCTGGGTCTGGGAGGACTTACGATACGGCCAACAAGGAGAATGAGGTGACCTGCATGCAGGACGTGCAACAGGAGATATTCGATATGGACCCTTGGGAGTTTCCACCAAACGTCAATAATTATCACAAGACTGGTAGAACCAGTTCCCAACACACTgactgcttcacactcacagaGGTCAGAAATAGTAGCACAAATAGTAGCACAGTGCAGACCTTGTGTCTGGTCTTTGTGTGGTGGCTGTGTTATGATT
The nucleotide sequence above comes from Centroberyx gerrardi isolate f3 chromosome 17, fCenGer3.hap1.cur.20231027, whole genome shotgun sequence. Encoded proteins:
- the acp7 gene encoding acid phosphatase type 7, with product MVPVYAACYAMLSLAPVLVLGVPPIWIQPEQVHLSYPGVPGSMQVTWTTFNETESKVEYGLLGGHLFEMTAKGDATLFVDSGEEKREMYIHRVTLTDLKPASSYVYHCGGDEGWSDVFSFTALNDSTSFSPRFALYGDLGNENPQSLARLQKETQIGMYDAILHIGDFAYDMHEDNARIGDEFMRQVQSIAAYVPYMTCPGNHEAAYNFSNYRNRFSMPGQTESLWYSWNLGSAHIISLSTEVYFYLEFGLDLLFKQYEWLKKDLEEANKPENREVRPWIITMGHRPMYCSDDDQDDCTKFDSYVRLGRKDTKPPAPGLEDLFYRHGVDLELWAHEHTYERLWPVYGDKVYNGSTQQPYVNPKAPVHIITGSAGCREKTDQFNPNPREWSAFRSTDYGYTRMQVVNSTHLYLEQVSDDQYGKVIDSIWVVKEKHGLSAWF
- the LOC139931691 gene encoding KATNB1-like protein 1 isoform X3, encoding MDSNSEEGEYQNLEDALQQDMVQYKVSYSHGRNTKEVDYDKKEEFNKKRCTVGRSGNNPGRVKRVVSCKRKTHHLTVARKKQPGSGRTYDTANKENEVTCMQDVQQEIFDMDPWEFPPNVNNYHKTGRTSSQHTDCFTLTELVRDHSTMTNVLFGRNLRLKVALTLWQRNVGELLTYFLRIQDTGVFVDFLPLITKSITEDSPSITIGCCVDLFPLVKKVVTSPYEENFQVFNQQLLEMWHQEPFLKSVPGTAGDNAKAIDSFLSQLT